ATAATTTGAAGGCATTAGAAGAGGCGCTCAAAAATAAGCATGTATGTGCATTTATGGTAGAGCCTATTCAGGGCGAAGCTGGTGTAGTGGTTCCTAAAGAGGGCTATTTAGCAAAGGCTTACGAACTGTGTAAAAAATACAATGTGCTGTTTATTGCCGATGAGGTACAAACAGGTTTATGCCGTACCGGAAGAATGCTTGCCTGCGATTACGAAGGTGTGCGCCCCGATATTTTAATTTTAGGGAAAGCACTAAGTGGCGGCACATTGCCTGTAAGTGCTGTGCTTGCCGATGATGAAGTGATGTTGCAAATACAACCGGGCGAACATGGTTCTACTTATGGCGGCAATCCATTGGCTTGCGCTGTAGCAACGGTAGCGCTGCAAGTGCTTAAAGATGAAGGATTGGCGCAAAACGCTTTTTACCTAGGCAACTATTTCCGCCAGCAAATGGATAAATTTAAATCGCCACTTATTAAAGAAGTGCGTGGCAAAGGTTTGTTGAATGCCATTGTGGTAAATTCAAAGAAAAAGAATGTGGCATGGGAGATATGCCTGCAACTCAAAGAAAATGGTTTGCTTGCTAAACCAACTCACGATTATATTATACGCTTAGCACCTCCACTTACTATTACCAAAGATGAGTTAGACCAAAGCATCGGTATTATTCAAAAAGTATTTAAGGGCTTTAAGGTTTAGAAGAGGTTGCTTGCAATTCTTAGAGTTAGTGGGTGTATAAGAAGATTGAAATAAATACAGCACCTACAATGCTGTTGTATAATTTATTCTTCTGTATAGCTTTTCATGCACAATTGTGGAAACCTAACATACATAAAACAGCTGCTATGCTTAGCTTCGCCACAAACTATGAGTGAAGAAATAGAAAACATCAACCAAGAGGCAGACGATGCCATTCATGTAGATGGAATGTTCAAAAATTGGTTTTTGGATTATGCCAGTTATGTAATTCTTGAACGTGCCGTTCCTGCCATAGAAGATGGTTTAAAACCCGTGCAGCGTAGAATTTTGCACGCCCTAAACGAAATGGATGACGGGCGCTTTAATAAAGTAGCAAACGTAATTGGGCAAACCATGCAGTACCACCCGCATGGCGATGCCAGTATTGGCGATGCACTAGTAAATATTGGGCAGAAGGAATTGCTATTCGATATTCAGGGAAACTGGGGCGATATTCGCACCGGAGATGCCGCAGCCGCTCCTCGTTATATAGAAGTTCGCCTTTCTAAATTTGCAAAAGAAGTAGCCTTTAATCCGCAAACTACCACATGGCAACTCAGTTACGATGGCAGAAAAAAAGAGCCGGTTGCCCTGCCCATGAAATTCCCACTTGTAATTTCGCAAGGTGCCGATGGTATTGCCGTGGGGCTTTCAACCAAAATATTGCCACATAATTTTATAGAACTTTGCAAAGGTTCCATAGATGTTTTAAAAGGAAAAAAGACTAAGCTGTACCCAGATTTTCCAACAGGCGGTTTTGTAGATGTAAGTGAATACAACAGCGGAGCACGCGGAGGAAAAGTAAAAGTACGCGCCAAAATAGACGCTGTAGATAAAAAGAATCTAATTATTACAGAAATACCTTTTTCTACCACCACAGGCTCACTCATAGAAAGTATTCTAAAGGCCAACGATAAGGGCAAAATAAAAATTAAGAAGATAACAGATAATACCGCCAAGTTTGTAGAGTTGAATATAGAGCTACAAGCGGGAGTAGATGCCGATAAAACCATAGATGCCCTATACGCATTTACCGATTGTGAAGTAAGCATAAGTACCAATGCTTGTGTAATAGAAAACGAAAGACCAATTTTTACAACCGTAGATGAAATTCTTAAAAAAAGCACCGAGCAAACCAAAGAATTACTTACCCGCGAGTTGGAAATAAGGCAGGTAGAATTGAACGAAGCATGGCACTTTGCCTCGCTCGAAAAAATATTTATTGAAAAGAGAATCTACCGCGATATTGAAGAAGCCGAAACTTTTGAAGATGTAATTCTTAGGATAGATAAAGGACTGCAGCCCTATAAAAAGTTGTTTAAAAGAACGATTACACAAGAAGATATTCTAAAACTTACAGAAATAAAAATAAAGCGAATATCAAAGTACGACTCTTTTAAGGCCAACGATGAAATTAAGAAAATAGAAGAAGGACTGGCGCAGGTAGCATACGATTTGGAGCATATAACAGATTTTTCTATTACCTATTTTGAAAACTTAATAAAGAAATACAGCAAAGGCAGAGAGCGCAAAACAGAAATACGTGGCTTCGAAAATATTGAAGTAAAAGCAGTAGTATTTAATAATGCAAAACTCTATGTAAACCGTGCCGAAGGCTTTGCTGGGAGCGGCTTAAAGAAAGATGAATTCGTATGCGATTGCTCCGATATAGACGACATTATTGCCTTTACCCGTAGTGGGAAAATGATGGTCTTTAAAATTGAAGACAAGAAATTTATAGGTAAAGAAATTATACATATTGCCGTTTGGAAAAAAGGCGATGACCGCACTGCTTACAATATGGCGTATTACGATGGCACAAGTAAGCGCACCTTTGTAAAACGCTTTAATGTAACCTCTATCACACGCAGCACAGAATACGATTTAACACAAGGCTCCTCCGGTAGCAAAGTGCTATATTTTACTGTAAACCCCAACAGCGAAAGCGAAGTAGTGCGCGTGCAGTTGCATCCCAATTCCGCAGCCAGAATAAAAGAGTTTGATTTCGATTTTGGAAGCATTGATATAAAGGGACGGCAGGCACAAGGCAACATACTTACCAAATTTCCGATACGCAAAATAGATTTAAAAGAAAAAGGTTCTTCCAGCATTGGCGGTTTAAAAATTTGGTTCGATGCAGAATATGGTCGCCTTAACCGCGATGAAAAAGGCAAATACCTTGGTGAATTCGATACTGGCGATAAAATATTAGTTGCCTATAAAGATGGCAATGTGGAGCTTACCGATTTTGAACTCACCAACCGATATGAGCCCAACGATGTAATGTTGGTTGAAAAATTTGCGCCCGAAGGAAATTATAGTGTGGTGTATTTCGATGGTAGTAGCAAAAATTGGTATGTAAAGCGCTTTAAAATTGAGTTGAAATCAGAGAAAGTAAAATCAAGCATTATTACAGATCATAAAGATAGTAAGCTAGCAATATTCAGTAGCGCCACCGCTCCGGTTGCTAAGTTCAATATCTTAAAAGGAAAAGATAAAGAGAAGTACGAAGTGGAGCAGCCGCTTGCCGATATTGTAGATATAAAAGGTTGGAAAGCACTAGGCAACCGATTAACCCAGTTTGTAGTAACAGGAAAAATTACAGATGTTACACCCGAAGAAGTAGTTTCCGAAACCGAAATAAATGTAGGCGATACCATTGAATGGGAAATAGATGGCAAAGCAGGAAAGAAAGGTGAACAAGGCGGTTTGTTCTAAAGATTGTTTATGTCGAGTATGCTAATATTGTTATCGTAATTCCTGCACTGCAATGTTGGGATAATCGGTAATAACACCATCGCAACCGATGGCTTTCATACGTTTCATCTTTTTGCGTTTGTTTACCGTCCACGGAATAACTTTAATACCCAGTTGGTGACATTTTTTTACGGTACTTTTAGACGTAAGTAAGTAAAGCGGGCTGTAAATGGTAGGAGCAAACTTCAATTTGTTTAAACTACTTTTTGCGCCACCTATGTTTACAGATAAAAGTGCCTGTGGCATAAAGCAATTCAATTCTTTAAGTGTATGTAAAATACGCATATCAAACGATTGGATATAGCTGCGCTGCGCTACATTTTTTTCTTTAATAACTTGATACACCAAAGATGTAAAAAGCTCAGGTTCCGGATGGTGTTTGTTGTCGCCCTTTTTGGTAGATTTTATTTCTATATTGTAATGCGGCAATGCAATATTGGCGCTTGCTGCAAAGGCTTCTATGCTATCAAAAACTTCGCTGAGTAGGGGCTTATAGGCATGAAATTTTTCTTGCTCGGGAAAGCGCTTATGGTGTTTGCTGCCACAGTCGTATTGCTGCACTTCCCGATAGGTCATTTTATAGATATTGAATTTCGATTTATTCTTGGTTACATTGTTGCAAATATGGTTGCCAATCCACCAATCGTGGCTTACAATTACTTGGCTGTCGCTGGTTATTACCACATCTAGTTCTATGGTGTTGGCACCCATTTTTAATGCTTCTATAAACCCGCGAATGGTGTTTTCGGGATAAAGCCCACGCGCACCGCGATGCCCTTGTATGTTAAATGCCGATGTTTGGTTATATGCCCACAGGCTAATGCTCAGCAATAGGAAAGTGCTAATCTGTTTCATGCTTCTTACAAGTCTTCGTATTCGTATATTTCATCAATATGAGTTCCGGGAGGCATGTCGTATATATTGCGCAGTAAACCATCTTTAAGGTCGTACACCCAGCCGTGCAAGTGTGGCTGTTGCTGGTATTTCCACGCTTTTTGTATGATGGAGGTTTTTGCCAAATTAAAAAGTTGCTCTTTTACATTTAGTTCTACCATTCTGTTTACCCTTAACTCTTCATCGGCAATGGCATTTATCTCGTTTCGATGGATTCTGTACACGTCTTTTATGTTTCTAATCCATTTGTTTATGATGCCGAAATTTTGCCTGCTCATGGCGGCTTTTACGCCACCGCAACCATAGTGTCCGCATACGATTATGTGTTTTACTTTTAGTATTTCTACTGCGTATTGCAATACACTAAGTAGGTTTAAATCTGTGTTTACTACCATGTTTGCAATGTTGCGGTGTACGAATATTTCGCCCGATTTTGTGCCGGTAATTTCATTGGCAGGAATGCGGCTATCGGAGCAGCCAATCCATAAAAAATCGGGTTTTTGTACGCTTACCAAGCGTAGGAAATAGTCGGGGTCGTTGGTAGTTTTATTGGTAGCCCAGTTTTTATTATCGAGTAATAGTTTTTCGTACGATTTCATGTGCTTTGTTTTTTATGAAAGAGTGTGGCAAGCCTATGCAATGAAATAAAAAAAGCGCAATTTTTAAACTGCGCTTTTAGTTATTTAAGATGCTGTTGGTTGATTATTGGTCTCTGTTGCGGAGGCCGCTGTTTGGGTGGCTTGCTCTTGGGTTTCAGTTTCGGGTTTATCAAAAGGGCGTTTACCAATCAAGCGTTCCAAATCGTCTTTAAAAAGAACTTCTTTTTGCAATAACTCTTGTGCTAAGAGTTCCATTTCGCTGCGCTTATCTGTAAGTAGTTTTTGTGCACGTTGGTATTGAAGTTCAATTATTTTGCGAGCTTCATCGTCAATTAGCTTTGCTGTTTCATCGGAGTATGGTTTGGTAAAGCCGGCTCCTTGTTGCATCATATCGTAAAAGCTGATGTTTCCTACTTTATCGTTCATTCCAAAAATGCTTACCATCGCATAAGCAATGCGGGTTACATGGTCTAAATCGTTTTGTGCTCCGGTAGAAATTCTATCGAACATTACTTTTTCTGCGGCTCTTCCACCGAGTGTCATACACATACGGTCGAGCATTTCTTCGGTAGTTTCTAAATACTTTTCTTTAGGTAAGTACTGTGCATAGCCGAGTGCTGCTACACCGCGCGGCACAATAGATACTTTTACCAAAGGGTGGGCGTGTTCTAAAAACCAACCGCATACGGCATGCCCCGCTTCGTGGTAGGCAATTATTTTTTTCTCATCGGGCGAAATGAGTTTATTCTTTTTCTCTAAGCCGCCTATGGTTCTGTCTATGGCATCATTAAAGTCTTCCATTTCTATTTGCTGCTTGTCTTTGCGTGCAGCAATTAAGGCGGCTTCGTTGCATATATTGGCGATATCTGCACCGGCAAAACCGGGTGTTTGTGCAGCCAATTTATGTGCATCTACGGTAGGTGCGGTTTTAATATTTTTCAAGTGAACTTTAAAGATTTGTTCACGCCCAACTAAGTCGGGTTTGTCAATACTAATAACTCTATCGAAGCGGCCCGGGCGCAATAGCGCAGTATCTAAAATATCTTGGCGGTTGGTGGCGGCAATAATAATAACGCCTTTTTCGCTGCTAAAACCATCCATTTCTACCAGCAATTGGTTGAGCGTATTTTCGCGCTCATCGTTGCTGTTCATTATGTTTTTGCCTCTTGCTCTTCCAATGGCATCAATTTCGTCTATAAAAATAATACAAGGGGCTTTTTCTCTTGCTTGGCGGAATAAATCGCGCACGCGCGAAGCTCCAACTCCCACAAACATTTCAACAAAGTCGGAACCGCTAATAGAAAAGAACGGTACTTTTGCTTCGCCTGCCATTGCTTTGGCAATAAGGGTTTTACCTGTTCCTGGAGGCCCAACCAGTAATGCTCCTTTTGGAATTTTACCGCCCAAGGTGGCGTATTTCTGTGGATTCTTTAAGAAGTTTACTATTTCTTGTACTTCAACTTTAGCTTCGTCTAATCCGGCTACATCATCGAAGGTGAGGTTTATTTTTTCGTCTTTATCAAACAGTACGGCTTTTGATTTGCCGATGTTGAAAATTTGTCCACCGGGGCCGCCCATGCCACCGGAAACTCTGCGCATAATAAATATCCAAATTCCAGCAAAAAGTAATACGGGCAATACCCAACCAATTACATCGCGCAACCAATCGTTGCGGGTTTGGTACTGCAAATCAACGGCTGCTAAATCGGGATGTTCTTTGTAAAATTCGTTTACAAAACGGTCGAAGGCATCGTTAGATGCTACGGATAAAAAGAAGTGCGGTCCTTTATTTATCATGCCGAAGCGTGTGCGCGAAATTTCTTGGTACTGTGGTTTGGCAAGTGCCGTATCGCGCAGATATACTTCTGCATATTCTTTGTTTACCACTACAATTTTTTCTACTTCATTTAACTCGAGCATTTGTTTTAGTTTTTGCTGCGAGGTTTCGGCAACTTTACTCTGGAAGTAGTTCATGTTTAGCGAAAACAGAATAAACACGCCCAACAGAATATAAACCCACAAATAATTGAACTTGGGTTCTTCGGGGCGCTTGCTTTTGGGTAGCCTTATTGGTTCTCTTTTATTCTCTTTTTTATCGTCTTTATTTTCCATGATGGTTTAAAACTATCTTTTCTAAATATTAAGTGAAGTGTGGACGACCGTAGTAGTATTTTATTTTTTAGCTACCGGACGTTTTTCTTTATGAAGCGTTCTTTTGGCATCGTGCCAAAGTTCTTCTAATTGATAGAAATCGCGCTTTTCGCGATGGAAAACATGTACCAGCACATCTGCAAAGTCAATAATTATCCATTCTGAATTTTTAACGCCTTCTTTTCTAAATGGTTTTGCTCCGTTTTCGGAAGTGTCTTTTTCTACAGCATCGGCTAAAGCCTTTACTTGCGTAGAAGAATCGCCATGTGCTACAATAAAGAAATCGGTAGGTCTGTCGCCCAAACTGCGCAGATCGAGTGTAACTACTTCATTTCCTTTTTTATCCAATAGCGCTTCTACTATAATTTTGCGCAACTTTGCCGTGGTTGGAATATCTTGCTTCGCCAATCAATTACGATTTAAATTTTAAATAAACGCCAAAGGTATAAAAACACTACACTTTTATGGATAGTTCGCCACTCTTTGCAGGAATGAATGTTGTTGAGTTAGAAGAAACCACTTCTACCAATACCGAAGCAAAGCAATTAATTGAA
The sequence above is drawn from the Chitinophagales bacterium genome and encodes:
- the rsfS gene encoding ribosome silencing factor, which translates into the protein MAKQDIPTTAKLRKIIVEALLDKKGNEVVTLDLRSLGDRPTDFFIVAHGDSSTQVKALADAVEKDTSENGAKPFRKEGVKNSEWIIIDFADVLVHVFHREKRDFYQLEELWHDAKRTLHKEKRPVAKK
- a CDS encoding carbonic anhydrase gives rise to the protein MKSYEKLLLDNKNWATNKTTNDPDYFLRLVSVQKPDFLWIGCSDSRIPANEITGTKSGEIFVHRNIANMVVNTDLNLLSVLQYAVEILKVKHIIVCGHYGCGGVKAAMSRQNFGIINKWIRNIKDVYRIHRNEINAIADEELRVNRMVELNVKEQLFNLAKTSIIQKAWKYQQQPHLHGWVYDLKDGLLRNIYDMPPGTHIDEIYEYEDL
- the rocD gene encoding ornithine--oxo-acid transaminase is translated as MVEKNAAYYIELEEKHGAHNYHPLPVVLEKGLGVYLWDVEGKRYFDFLSAYSAVNQGHCHPLIVKALQEQAQKLTLTSRAFFNNKLGEYEKYITTYFGYDKVLPMNTGVEGGETAIKLARRWGYRVKNIKENKATVVFAQGNFWGRTMSAISASTDPSSYKDFGPYMPGFELVPYNNLKALEEALKNKHVCAFMVEPIQGEAGVVVPKEGYLAKAYELCKKYNVLFIADEVQTGLCRTGRMLACDYEGVRPDILILGKALSGGTLPVSAVLADDEVMLQIQPGEHGSTYGGNPLACAVATVALQVLKDEGLAQNAFYLGNYFRQQMDKFKSPLIKEVRGKGLLNAIVVNSKKKNVAWEICLQLKENGLLAKPTHDYIIRLAPPLTITKDELDQSIGIIQKVFKGFKV
- a CDS encoding DNA gyrase/topoisomerase IV subunit A — protein: MSEEIENINQEADDAIHVDGMFKNWFLDYASYVILERAVPAIEDGLKPVQRRILHALNEMDDGRFNKVANVIGQTMQYHPHGDASIGDALVNIGQKELLFDIQGNWGDIRTGDAAAAPRYIEVRLSKFAKEVAFNPQTTTWQLSYDGRKKEPVALPMKFPLVISQGADGIAVGLSTKILPHNFIELCKGSIDVLKGKKTKLYPDFPTGGFVDVSEYNSGARGGKVKVRAKIDAVDKKNLIITEIPFSTTTGSLIESILKANDKGKIKIKKITDNTAKFVELNIELQAGVDADKTIDALYAFTDCEVSISTNACVIENERPIFTTVDEILKKSTEQTKELLTRELEIRQVELNEAWHFASLEKIFIEKRIYRDIEEAETFEDVILRIDKGLQPYKKLFKRTITQEDILKLTEIKIKRISKYDSFKANDEIKKIEEGLAQVAYDLEHITDFSITYFENLIKKYSKGRERKTEIRGFENIEVKAVVFNNAKLYVNRAEGFAGSGLKKDEFVCDCSDIDDIIAFTRSGKMMVFKIEDKKFIGKEIIHIAVWKKGDDRTAYNMAYYDGTSKRTFVKRFNVTSITRSTEYDLTQGSSGSKVLYFTVNPNSESEVVRVQLHPNSAARIKEFDFDFGSIDIKGRQAQGNILTKFPIRKIDLKEKGSSSIGGLKIWFDAEYGRLNRDEKGKYLGEFDTGDKILVAYKDGNVELTDFELTNRYEPNDVMLVEKFAPEGNYSVVYFDGSSKNWYVKRFKIELKSEKVKSSIITDHKDSKLAIFSSATAPVAKFNILKGKDKEKYEVEQPLADIVDIKGWKALGNRLTQFVVTGKITDVTPEEVVSETEINVGDTIEWEIDGKAGKKGEQGGLF
- a CDS encoding glycerophosphodiester phosphodiesterase; translated protein: MKQISTFLLLSISLWAYNQTSAFNIQGHRGARGLYPENTIRGFIEALKMGANTIELDVVITSDSQVIVSHDWWIGNHICNNVTKNKSKFNIYKMTYREVQQYDCGSKHHKRFPEQEKFHAYKPLLSEVFDSIEAFAASANIALPHYNIEIKSTKKGDNKHHPEPELFTSLVYQVIKEKNVAQRSYIQSFDMRILHTLKELNCFMPQALLSVNIGGAKSSLNKLKFAPTIYSPLYLLTSKSTVKKCHQLGIKVIPWTVNKRKKMKRMKAIGCDGVITDYPNIAVQELR
- the ftsH gene encoding ATP-dependent zinc metalloprotease FtsH; this encodes MENKDDKKENKREPIRLPKSKRPEEPKFNYLWVYILLGVFILFSLNMNYFQSKVAETSQQKLKQMLELNEVEKIVVVNKEYAEVYLRDTALAKPQYQEISRTRFGMINKGPHFFLSVASNDAFDRFVNEFYKEHPDLAAVDLQYQTRNDWLRDVIGWVLPVLLFAGIWIFIMRRVSGGMGGPGGQIFNIGKSKAVLFDKDEKINLTFDDVAGLDEAKVEVQEIVNFLKNPQKYATLGGKIPKGALLVGPPGTGKTLIAKAMAGEAKVPFFSISGSDFVEMFVGVGASRVRDLFRQAREKAPCIIFIDEIDAIGRARGKNIMNSNDERENTLNQLLVEMDGFSSEKGVIIIAATNRQDILDTALLRPGRFDRVISIDKPDLVGREQIFKVHLKNIKTAPTVDAHKLAAQTPGFAGADIANICNEAALIAARKDKQQIEMEDFNDAIDRTIGGLEKKNKLISPDEKKIIAYHEAGHAVCGWFLEHAHPLVKVSIVPRGVAALGYAQYLPKEKYLETTEEMLDRMCMTLGGRAAEKVMFDRISTGAQNDLDHVTRIAYAMVSIFGMNDKVGNISFYDMMQQGAGFTKPYSDETAKLIDDEARKIIELQYQRAQKLLTDKRSEMELLAQELLQKEVLFKDDLERLIGKRPFDKPETETQEQATQTAASATETNNQPTAS